From the Neobacillus sp. PS3-34 genome, the window ATAACGGCCGCCAGAACGGTATCGCATACGCGACATTTGGCCCGCAATTGAGTCCATTACTTCAAATACGAATCCAAAGAATTGAATCTCAGGGATTGGACGATATCCAGTTAAAGCAAGACCGATTGCCAAACCACCGATACCAGATTCCGCAAGCGGAGTATCAAATACGCGGTCTTCTCCAAATTCTTTATGAAGGCCTTCAGTAGCACGGAACACACCGCCGTTAACTCCAACGTCCTCCCCGAATACTAGAGTTTTCGGATCGTTGCGAAGTTCTATGCGCAACGCATCAGTGATTGCTTGAATCATTGTCATTTGAGCCATGACTTACTTCGACTCCTTTGCTTTGTAAATTTCATATTGTTCTTTAAGGTTTTGAGGCATCTCTTCAAACATAAAGGACATTAAGTCAGTTACTTTTTGCTTTGGAGCAGCATCCGCTTTCTTGATAGCCTCTTTAATATCTTCTTTTGCTTTTTCAATTACTTCGTTTTCCTTCTCTTCGTTCCAAAGACCTTTGTTTTCAAGGAATTTACGGAAACGTACAAGAGGATCCTTCTTTTCCCATTCGTTATCAAGGTCAGCAGTACGGTACCTTGTAGGATCGTCACCAGCCATGGTATAAGGGCCGTAACGGTATGTCAACGTTTCAATTAATGTTGGCCTTCTCCGTTAACAGCGCGTTCACGTGCATCGCGAACCGCGACATAAACCGCTAATGGATCCATGCCGTCAACCTGGATACCAGGAATACCTGCAGCTACCGCTTTTTGCGCGACAGTTTTTGCAGCAGATTGTTTTTCAACAGGAGTTGAAATAGCAAAACGGTTGTTTTGGACAATGAAAATGGCTGGAGCTTTAAATGCCCCTGCAAAGTTAATTCCTTCGTAGAAATCACCCTGTGAAGCACCGCCGTCACCTGTATAAGTGATAGCAACTGATTTCGCTCCATTCTTTTTCATACCTAAAGCAACCCCGGCTGCCTGAATATACTGGGCACCGATAATAATTTGTGGAGAAATAACGTTTACGCCCTCAGGAATCTGATTTCCCTGGAAGTGTCCGCGGGAGAATAAAAACGCTTGGTGCAACGGTAATCCGTGCCAAATTAATTGTGGGACATCACGATATCCTGGAAGAATGAAATCCTCTTTTTCAAGTGCGAATTGGGAAGCCAATTGAGAAGCCTCCTGGCCGGCAGTCGGTGCATAAAATCCTAATCTGCCCTGGCGGTTAAGGGAGATGGAGCGCTGGTCAAGAATACGTGTATAAACCATGCGTCTCATTAATTCTTGAAGCTGCTCATCACTAAGCTCAGGCATTGCCGCTTCATTTACGACTTCGCCTTCTTCATTTAAAATCTGAAGCGTTTGAAACTGTTCTTCCACTGCCTCGAGCGTTTTTTTCGCATCGAGCTTTTCTGCCTTCTTTGTATTAGAAGCCATTTAGGTCACCTCTTCCTTTCTTAAAAAAAGACATTAATAATGTAATTTACATACACTCATTTAGATTGCCCAAAAAAGCGGATTAAAGACGAAAATTAATGATGATGTTTCAACGCTTTTAAAAGGCTGCTGATGATGGTTTTCTTTAAAAAGTGCCAAATAAAAAACACACGTTTTAATAGTTTTCCACAGATTGGAGCACAAAAAACGCAATTTCTTAAATCAGCCATCCTCTAATTCTGTATTAGTTGTATGTATAAATAAATTAATACAATATTTTTTTCACATTTCGAGTTTACATCATCTTAATAATGCTAGTCAATTCATTAGTATATAAATTTTTCATCATACCCACCTTGCAAACAAAATAAACAAAGAAAACTATCTGTATTATCGTTTTTTACCTTCTGTATTATAAATAATTCTTTTTGAAACAGAATGGTTCTCTAACTTGATGATTTAGTAAAAAAAGGCTGTTTTCTAAAAGATTGTTGTTTTGCAGATAGGTTTTTAAAAGCAAATCATTGAAAAAGAGTTAATTGGAGCGGAAGGTGCGAGATCCTCGAAAATGCTATCGCATTTCCTTAGTGCGGTGTTGATTCTAGGGAGCTGATTCAACGTCCTGCGGGAGCAGCGGGACAGGTGAGACCCCACAGGCGCTGTGCGCCGAGGAGGCTCACATCCCGCCCCGCGGAAAGCGAGCATCCTGGAGTGGAAATCAACTACTCTTTAAATTGCAACAATGTATACGAAAACAGCCTAAAAAAAGAAAAACCGGCATTTTCGCCGATTTTAAGGTAATCATTTTTTCTCAGATATTTTTAGTCCTAAGCTTTTGTATAAAGAGTTTTTTTGGTTATTATATTTCTCAGTTAATTCATTAAATTTTTCGTTAGCCGCAAAGATTTTTTTATACTTATCATTTATTTTGTTTATTTGCGCTTCCAGTGCATCAAGCGTGATATTTTGATTCTTTAACATTTTATATAACTCTTGATCCAATTGGACTCCCTCTATGTATTCATTGTATAAAACATCGTGTGCTGTATATCGTTGCATCATGATGGAATAGAGATTTTTTGCTTTCTTTTTTTGTTCATTTGTTTCCAGTTCCTTTATCACGCTCGCGGCTTTTACAAATTCAGCTTTGGAATCCTTCATGCTCTTTTCTTCTTTGCCCATTAGTTCCTTCCGCTTATCTGCCATTGAGTAAGCATCATCCGAAAGCTTAACTACTTGATCGAATTGTTTCATGCCCAAACTCATAATTTTATCAAAATCAATCTTTTCTTTCTTTTCTAATGACATGAGCGGCTTCTGTTGTTTTTCAAATGCCTTCTCAACAGAAACGACTTTTTCAAGGACCTTGTACATTTTTTCAGCAGGTGTTTTCTGATAAAAGCAGCCCGTTGCCAAAAGAACAGTGAAAATTACAGCGAAAATTAGACGAATCCTAGTAAAAAAAGACAACTTATAAGCCCCCTTACAATTTAACAATTCATACTATATCTATAATGTAACTGTTTGACAATAGAGACAGAGTCGTATACGGAAAATCGCACAGATAAAATAGT encodes:
- a CDS encoding YkyA family protein — its product is MSFFTRIRLIFAVIFTVLLATGCFYQKTPAEKMYKVLEKVVSVEKAFEKQQKPLMSLEKKEKIDFDKIMSLGMKQFDQVVKLSDDAYSMADKRKELMGKEEKSMKDSKAEFVKAASVIKELETNEQKKKAKNLYSIMMQRYTAHDVLYNEYIEGVQLDQELYKMLKNQNITLDALEAQINKINDKYKKIFAANEKFNELTEKYNNQKNSLYKSLGLKISEKK